The following are encoded together in the Paraburkholderia sp. BL10I2N1 genome:
- a CDS encoding TetR/AcrR family transcriptional regulator encodes MLDDKVEWVDSQSESNKHSMPTLASRSASSRRTQEERSHATQSRIIRSALRLLEKKGIQGANLQDIARGARVTLGALQHHFGSRHALMERLIDEVMAPLSDDSSVWPSPALPLEERAKAFVQAAWNSMYGAPSYVAAWSLFFGCKASPELFARIGAGRARNDPIFFDRFVEHFPEVAASYPNPRHCAGLVFASLRGMGVLNVFAVSPEEIDGQLEMLSWMIVQAGTPAKSGRATAREPAGKSRKRAA; translated from the coding sequence GTGCTTGACGACAAGGTAGAATGGGTGGATTCACAATCTGAGTCAAACAAACACAGCATGCCAACACTTGCATCCCGATCGGCGTCTTCGCGTAGAACGCAGGAAGAGCGTAGTCATGCCACGCAAAGCCGGATCATCCGGTCCGCACTCCGGTTGTTGGAAAAGAAGGGAATCCAGGGCGCCAATCTGCAGGATATTGCTCGCGGAGCCCGAGTGACACTCGGGGCGTTGCAGCATCACTTCGGCAGCCGGCACGCACTGATGGAGCGTCTTATCGATGAGGTAATGGCGCCGCTTTCCGACGACAGCAGCGTGTGGCCGTCGCCGGCGCTTCCTCTGGAGGAGCGGGCAAAGGCGTTCGTGCAGGCGGCGTGGAATTCCATGTACGGCGCGCCGAGCTATGTCGCCGCGTGGAGTTTGTTCTTTGGCTGCAAAGCTTCGCCGGAACTGTTCGCCCGCATCGGGGCCGGCCGTGCACGCAACGACCCGATATTTTTCGACCGTTTTGTCGAGCATTTCCCCGAGGTCGCGGCCTCCTATCCGAATCCGCGCCATTGTGCCGGCCTGGTATTCGCGAGCTTGCGCGGAATGGGTGTGCTGAACGTATTCGCGGTGTCACCCGAAGAAATCGATGGTCAACTGGAAATGCTGAGCTGGATGATTGTTCAGGCTGGCACGCCTGCAAAATCTGGACGTGCAACTGCGCGGGAACCCGCGGGCAAGTCGCGAAAGCGCGCCGCCTGA
- a CDS encoding sarcosine oxidase subunit beta family protein has product MEKYSFWAIAKHALSGHRKWAPAWHSRPPKAHYDVVIIGGGGQGLATAYYLAKKHGITNVAILEKGWLGGGNTGRNTTAIRSNYFYPESTNFFEHSLRLYEGLSRELNYNVMLSQRGALTLAHSPHQMDMLERWSNSIQLQGIDAQMMDIEQVKDFMPLLDTSTGARFPILGGFIQRRAGVARHDAVAWGYARAADALGVDIVQNCEVTGIVRSGNRVRGVETKSGVITADKVAIAVAGHSSLLARMAGITLPITSGVLQAMVSEPVKPALAGLVVSPVVHTYVSQSDRGEILIGGRADSYPSYGQRGNLPALEDTLSAVLNLFPSFSRLKLMRQWAGIVDISPDSSPIVGKTPVTGLYISTGWGTGGFKAIPAGGDTFAYTIANDRPHNLIAPFGLDRFASGRFINEAAAAGVDH; this is encoded by the coding sequence GTGGAAAAATATTCATTCTGGGCCATCGCCAAACATGCGCTGTCAGGGCATCGCAAATGGGCACCGGCGTGGCATTCCCGGCCGCCCAAGGCGCACTACGATGTGGTGATCATCGGTGGCGGCGGTCAAGGTCTTGCCACGGCCTACTACCTTGCCAAAAAGCACGGCATTACGAATGTCGCCATCCTCGAAAAGGGCTGGCTCGGCGGCGGCAATACGGGGCGCAACACCACGGCGATCCGCTCGAATTACTTTTACCCCGAAAGCACCAATTTTTTCGAGCATTCACTGCGCCTCTACGAAGGCCTGAGCCGTGAACTGAACTACAACGTGATGCTAAGCCAGCGTGGCGCGCTGACGCTTGCTCACAGTCCTCATCAGATGGACATGCTGGAGCGCTGGTCGAATTCGATCCAGTTGCAGGGCATCGACGCGCAGATGATGGACATCGAACAGGTCAAGGACTTCATGCCGTTGCTCGACACCAGCACCGGCGCCCGCTTCCCGATTCTCGGCGGATTCATTCAGCGCCGAGCCGGTGTAGCGCGCCATGATGCTGTCGCGTGGGGTTATGCGCGTGCGGCCGACGCGCTCGGCGTGGACATCGTGCAGAACTGCGAGGTGACGGGGATCGTTCGTTCCGGCAACCGGGTGCGCGGCGTCGAAACGAAAAGCGGTGTGATCACGGCGGACAAAGTGGCCATCGCGGTAGCCGGTCATTCTTCGCTGCTCGCAAGAATGGCCGGCATTACGCTGCCGATCACCAGCGGTGTGCTGCAGGCCATGGTCAGTGAGCCGGTCAAGCCAGCACTGGCCGGACTGGTGGTGTCGCCCGTCGTTCACACGTATGTGAGCCAGTCGGATCGCGGCGAAATCCTGATCGGTGGGCGCGCTGACAGCTACCCCTCGTATGGCCAGCGCGGCAATCTCCCCGCCTTGGAGGATACGCTGAGCGCAGTGCTGAACCTCTTTCCCTCATTCAGCCGCCTCAAGCTGATGCGCCAGTGGGCCGGCATTGTCGACATTTCTCCGGATTCAAGTCCCATTGTCGGCAAGACACCGGTGACCGGCCTCTACATCAGCACGGGCTGGGGCACTGGCGGCTTCAAGGCGATTCCGGCCGGTGGCGACACCTTTGCTTACACCATCGCGAACGATCGTCCCCACAACCTGATCGCACCATTCGGACTCGATCGCTTCGCCAGCGGCCGCTTCATCAACGAAGCGGCCGCAGCCGGCGTCGACCATTGA
- a CDS encoding sarcosine oxidase subunit alpha family protein translates to MKQRKRIAPYDAPAGVARKPLGFTFDGRHYVGLEGDTLASALLANGIDIVGRSFKLHRPRGVFSAGVEECNALVQLEAGGLDEPNARATLVTLYEGLRATSQNAWPSVRWDLLGLLDLFQRVLPASFYYKSMIWPNWHVYERVVRRIAGLGKAPTTRDAQTYQKRNLHCDVLICGGGPAGLSAALAAGQRGVRVVLTDDRDALGGALLHERMRINGESAGRWVKRVVEQLRGLPNVQLLTRTTVSGYYENNFLAAAERIAAPEQAQDRTGTLRERLWRIRASAVILATGAIERPLAFPNNDRPGVMLAAAARAYVNRFGVVCGQRVVIVTNHDDAYRTALDLHEAGVRELSVVDTRANVHQTLEQCLHERGIAHYPAHGILATKGRRKITAVRLARHLGGGQLGAATVTLPCDLLAVSGGWTPTAHLFSQAGGKLRYDEANLCLVPDGCEQQVRVVGAANGEFTLAGCLADGARAGRDIARPSDGADDLSTAGPVVDTGLDETLRIKPYWYTRGARTDKQWLDFQYDVKVSDVELAIRENYVSVEHVKRYTTGGMSIDQGKSGNFNILAVMAELTGKPIPQVGTTRFRPPYQPVTLGTFAGPTVGESYAPWHTLPAHAWHAAHAAHFGDYGWRRPEYYPREGEGIAAATLREVLAVRHSVGLFDGSPLGKIELKGPDAATFLNRVYVNNLATLKPGVARYAMLSNDNGVLIDDGVIVRLADDHFLVHATSGAVARVFLLFEEYLQCEWPELRVHVTNVTTQWANVTVSGPKARQVLQKIESDIDLDAGRFAHMQFRSGHFASVPARILRASFTGEVTFEVSVPARYAQSLWQCISDAGTEFGITPYGIEALEVMRTEKGYLHIGSDTDGSSNALDIGWGKIIDKKTTDFIGRRSLQRPADCGDARLEFVGLESTVADVPLPVGGHFIDEATPRMPVESHGYVTAACISPMLGKAIGLGILRNGSARLGEQVHIYAKGKVTTARVVPTAHFDPQGERLHG, encoded by the coding sequence ATGAAGCAGCGTAAGCGCATTGCGCCGTACGATGCGCCTGCAGGAGTCGCGCGCAAACCACTGGGATTTACGTTCGACGGACGTCACTACGTCGGCCTTGAAGGCGACACCCTGGCTTCCGCGTTACTGGCTAACGGAATCGACATCGTTGGCCGCAGTTTCAAACTGCACCGGCCGCGCGGCGTCTTCAGCGCGGGCGTCGAGGAATGCAACGCACTGGTGCAACTCGAAGCGGGCGGATTGGACGAACCTAACGCGCGTGCCACCTTGGTCACGCTTTATGAAGGCTTGCGCGCCACCAGCCAGAACGCGTGGCCTTCAGTTCGCTGGGATCTGCTCGGCTTGCTCGATTTGTTTCAACGGGTCTTGCCGGCTTCGTTCTATTACAAGTCGATGATCTGGCCGAACTGGCATGTGTATGAGCGTGTGGTGCGCAGAATCGCGGGGCTCGGCAAAGCCCCGACTACGCGCGATGCGCAAACGTATCAGAAGCGCAATCTCCACTGCGACGTGCTGATCTGCGGCGGCGGCCCGGCTGGCCTTTCGGCTGCGCTCGCGGCCGGCCAGCGCGGCGTACGCGTGGTGCTGACCGACGATCGCGATGCACTCGGCGGCGCGCTCCTGCACGAGCGAATGCGGATCAACGGTGAATCGGCAGGCCGTTGGGTTAAACGAGTCGTGGAGCAACTGCGTGGATTACCGAACGTACAGTTGTTGACTCGCACCACGGTTAGCGGCTATTACGAAAACAATTTTCTGGCTGCCGCGGAGCGCATTGCCGCTCCCGAGCAGGCGCAAGATCGCACTGGCACGCTCCGTGAGCGCCTGTGGCGGATCCGCGCCTCAGCGGTCATTCTCGCCACGGGCGCCATTGAACGGCCACTGGCCTTCCCGAACAACGACCGCCCCGGCGTGATGCTCGCGGCGGCGGCACGTGCCTACGTGAACCGCTTCGGCGTTGTGTGCGGTCAGCGCGTGGTGATCGTGACGAACCATGACGACGCTTACCGGACCGCGCTCGATCTGCACGAAGCCGGCGTGCGCGAACTTTCGGTGGTCGATACGCGGGCGAACGTCCATCAGACGCTGGAGCAGTGTCTTCACGAGCGAGGCATCGCCCACTATCCGGCACATGGCATCCTCGCCACCAAGGGGCGCCGCAAGATCACGGCTGTGCGACTTGCCCGACACCTCGGTGGAGGACAACTGGGCGCCGCCACCGTCACCCTTCCCTGCGATCTGCTCGCGGTGTCGGGTGGCTGGACCCCGACTGCGCATCTGTTCAGCCAGGCCGGCGGCAAGCTGCGCTACGACGAAGCGAATCTGTGCCTCGTGCCGGATGGTTGCGAGCAGCAGGTGCGCGTCGTCGGCGCGGCAAACGGGGAGTTCACACTGGCCGGCTGCCTCGCCGACGGAGCGCGCGCTGGCCGTGACATCGCCAGGCCGTCCGACGGCGCCGACGACTTGTCGACAGCCGGGCCTGTCGTCGATACCGGCCTCGACGAGACGTTGCGCATCAAGCCGTACTGGTACACACGTGGCGCCCGCACCGACAAGCAGTGGCTCGATTTTCAATACGATGTCAAGGTGTCGGACGTGGAACTTGCGATTCGCGAAAACTACGTGTCAGTGGAACACGTCAAGCGCTATACCACCGGCGGCATGAGTATCGATCAGGGCAAGTCGGGCAACTTCAACATTCTCGCCGTGATGGCGGAATTGACCGGCAAACCGATACCGCAGGTCGGCACGACCCGATTCCGCCCGCCTTATCAACCTGTCACGCTCGGCACGTTTGCCGGACCTACCGTCGGCGAAAGTTACGCGCCGTGGCACACGCTGCCCGCTCACGCATGGCACGCGGCACATGCGGCGCATTTCGGCGACTACGGCTGGCGCAGGCCCGAATACTATCCGCGCGAAGGCGAAGGGATTGCCGCAGCGACGTTGCGCGAGGTGCTGGCCGTGCGCCACAGCGTCGGCCTGTTCGACGGCTCGCCGCTCGGCAAGATTGAACTCAAGGGGCCGGACGCCGCTACGTTTCTCAACCGCGTCTACGTCAACAATCTGGCGACCCTCAAACCGGGCGTTGCGCGCTACGCGATGCTGAGCAACGATAACGGCGTTCTCATAGACGACGGCGTTATTGTTCGCCTCGCCGACGATCACTTTCTTGTACACGCCACGAGCGGCGCGGTCGCGCGGGTCTTTTTGCTCTTCGAAGAGTATTTGCAGTGCGAGTGGCCGGAACTGCGCGTACATGTCACCAACGTGACAACGCAATGGGCGAACGTCACCGTCTCGGGCCCCAAGGCACGCCAGGTGCTGCAGAAGATCGAATCGGATATCGATCTCGACGCGGGCCGCTTTGCCCACATGCAGTTCCGCTCCGGTCATTTTGCAAGTGTGCCCGCCCGCATACTGCGGGCGAGTTTTACCGGCGAGGTCACATTCGAAGTGTCGGTGCCCGCGCGTTACGCGCAGTCCTTGTGGCAATGCATAAGCGACGCGGGTACCGAGTTTGGCATCACACCCTATGGCATCGAGGCCCTGGAAGTGATGCGCACCGAGAAAGGTTACCTGCATATCGGCAGCGATACCGACGGCAGCTCCAACGCGCTCGACATCGGCTGGGGCAAGATCATCGACAAAAAGACCACGGACTTCATTGGGCGCCGCTCGTTGCAACGGCCTGCCGATTGCGGCGATGCGCGCCTCGAGTTCGTGGGGCTCGAATCGACAGTGGCCGACGTGCCGCTGCCGGTGGGCGGCCATTTTATCGACGAAGCCACGCCGCGCATGCCGGTCGAATCCCACGGTTACGTGACTGCCGCCTGCATCAGTCCGATGCTCGGCAAGGCAATCGGCCTCGGCATCCTGCGCAACGGCTCCGCGCGACTCGGCGAGCAGGTCCACATCTATGCCAAGGGCAAAGTGACGACCGCTCGCGTCGTGCCGACCGCCCATTTCGATCCCCAGGGAGAGCGTCTGCATGGCTAA
- the purU gene encoding formyltetrahydrofolate deformylase — translation MTNANNSSAVQYLFTFRCPDKLGILSKVSGLLFEQGAFVTESFHYGDPQTGTFFARMVFNDQLLKSSIVHLNDALTELASDLDMSFAIRRADYRPKVLIAVSRYDHCLNLLLTKWRAGALKVDIVGVVSNHEDCRGLVQWYGIPFHHLPVTPATKAEQEAKILELFDEKHAELLVLARYMQILSDGMSRRLAGRAINIHHSFLPGFKGARPYHQAHERGVKVIGATAHYVTEDLDEGPIIAQEVKPIDHAYTAEDMVLVGHDTEAVALASAVRLFSEGRIFLNGNRTVIL, via the coding sequence ATGACCAATGCAAACAACTCGTCGGCCGTTCAGTACCTGTTTACTTTCCGATGCCCGGACAAGCTTGGCATCCTCTCGAAGGTTTCCGGCCTACTTTTCGAGCAAGGCGCCTTCGTCACTGAGTCATTCCATTACGGCGACCCGCAAACCGGGACTTTCTTCGCCCGAATGGTGTTCAACGACCAGTTGCTGAAATCCTCGATCGTTCATTTGAATGACGCGTTGACCGAACTCGCGTCGGACCTGGACATGAGCTTCGCGATCCGGCGCGCGGATTACCGGCCGAAAGTGCTCATCGCCGTGTCACGATACGATCATTGCCTGAACCTGCTACTCACAAAGTGGCGCGCGGGTGCACTCAAGGTTGACATTGTCGGGGTGGTCTCGAACCACGAGGATTGTCGTGGCCTTGTGCAATGGTATGGCATCCCCTTCCATCATCTTCCGGTCACGCCGGCGACCAAGGCGGAGCAGGAAGCGAAAATTCTCGAGCTCTTCGACGAAAAGCACGCGGAATTGTTGGTACTCGCCCGCTACATGCAGATCCTGTCCGACGGCATGAGCCGCCGCCTCGCCGGCCGCGCAATCAATATCCATCACTCGTTCCTGCCAGGCTTCAAGGGGGCGCGGCCGTATCACCAGGCGCACGAACGCGGCGTCAAGGTAATCGGCGCCACAGCACACTATGTGACTGAAGACCTTGACGAAGGCCCCATTATCGCGCAGGAAGTCAAGCCGATCGACCACGCCTATACGGCAGAAGACATGGTGCTCGTTGGCCATGACACGGAGGCGGTGGCGCTCGCCAGCGCGGTGCGCCTGTTCAGCGAAGGCCGCATCTTTCTGAACGGCAATCGCACTGTGATTCTGTAA
- a CDS encoding sarcosine oxidase subunit delta, translated as MLRIPCPYCGTTRDEEEFTFGGPFDRTRPADPQQSSDEDWADYLFTRNNVRGPALERWRHTFGCRRWFSVERDTASHKITRVLPMARTSVQDTTLQGGIHEAA; from the coding sequence ATGTTACGCATTCCGTGTCCCTACTGCGGCACTACCCGCGACGAGGAAGAGTTCACCTTTGGCGGTCCGTTCGATCGCACGCGCCCTGCTGATCCGCAGCAATCGAGCGATGAAGACTGGGCCGACTATCTGTTCACGCGCAACAACGTGCGTGGCCCGGCGCTCGAACGTTGGCGACACACCTTCGGCTGCCGCCGCTGGTTCAGCGTCGAGCGCGATACGGCGAGCCACAAGATAACGCGCGTCCTGCCGATGGCGCGCACCAGCGTCCAGGACACGACTTTGCAGGGAGGCATTCATGAAGCAGCGTAA